The following nucleotide sequence is from Juglans microcarpa x Juglans regia isolate MS1-56 chromosome 6D, Jm3101_v1.0, whole genome shotgun sequence.
AGTTGGTAGGTTGGGAATGTACATCTAAATGGCGTCAATTGTAGACACATTTTCTTGACTTGAGTGGttaattagatttaaaaaaaaaaattaaattccttTGAAAACTATGCAGTGTAGTGGTCCAAGGGCCAACTTGGAAGAAATTGTAGACTCAAACATCTCGAGTTTGATTATTCATTAGGAATTATCCTGAATTAAATCCACTAGTTGGACGAGTTTTGTTATAGATTAATCATTATTCACTGCTTTACACCTCACACTTAGATATGGattttgtgtcttttttttcccccttaatGTTGAAACGCTTGTTTTGAGGAGAAGAAAGAGGTCATTTCGAATTTGCTATACACTACATCCAGTTCCGCATTCTGAACCAcgctcattttttttccttaatgcACCACCACGTTCCTGCAATGCCACTGCGTTCAAGAGAAGCCAATGAGTCTCCACCGTAGCTCAACCAACCTCAGTCCCCCTTGACTTTGACCCCATGGCTTCTCCTCAACTCGCTGTCGTACGAAACGATGGCCCGCATGAAGACCCAGTCGCTGCACCAAGCAAATGCCGAGAGATTTCTGCTACCCCCAACCCACGGAAGCAACCACCTTGAGCCATCATGGCATGTCCACGTGGCCCTGTTCTTTCTCgacaaaacaaagcaaaatcgAGAAGACTGCAAACTCTGTTGATCACCACCATATGACGGAAATAATTGTGTTAGCCATAGAAACTACCGATTGTCACCTCCCCGGCAGCCTCATGTTGCACCAAATTTGCCATGCCTCCATTTCGGCTAGCCACAAGCTTTGTCATCCTCTCTCGGCAACACATCGTGCTTCCTCTCAAAGTAGTTTCCCTCGTTACTCTCGGTTCGATCATTGAAAACGACAGTCGCGTGGCGTTACTGAGATGGAGGGGTTAGAGATGAAGGGGAGGGTTTCGTGCTTCCTTCGGGTAGGACTGAGATGGAGGGGTTGAGGCAAGAGCCGATTCACTTGTTAGTGATCCTGATTTGCCATATATGGTGTCGGGCGtggggttgtgaatagtagctaatGAGTAGATTAAATCTTGTtaatgttgttattattattattattattattattctaattttcaAGACCAAATTATTTGCGAAATCTCATTTCTGAAATATTCCAAGGCCATAGACACTGAATCCATCATTCGTTTTACATGGAAGTAATcgtagcctctctctctctctctccccgatATTTCTAATGTCAGAAGGGAATTTTCTTGCTGGACTTTATGAATCAAATCTAGAGTGTGACTGAAGCTTAAATTCATTCCTCAAAGTTTTTGTTATTTAAGAGTCTAGAATTTAAATCGCAGATGCAGGAATGAATCCTAGGTTTCTCTACGCAATGTTTGTatcaagagaaattatttacattAGCCGTTGTAGCCGCAGCACACCGtattgaggaagaaaaaaaaaacaccatgtAAGGCGTGCGGAGAGTGCGGCTTATGTATAGCCGTGCTCTTGTATCAATTGTATGACTTTTTCATTTTCGTCATTAGTTTTTACcattattgtatttaattttttttaataattaacagaATGACTgttattgtattattatttttttattttttaaaaatatttaaatatgtttaaaaatcatTCTTTTATTAAGATTGATACTAGtatacttcttttttattttcgttcttacatttaatttttaattttttatatgattaaagaagtgattattaatgtattgatatattttttttaattttttaagagtatttaaatatatttaacaaatatttaataaaaaaattgtaaaaaaaaatacaatcgaCACTAGGGCGCACAGAGTGGGCAGAGGCGGCAGAGTGGCACCACTTTTGCTAATGTCTTCGCGTTGGAGTTCTTCATGAGCCAAAATCTCTCTAATTTCCCGCAAACTATCAAAATTTAGACGTTTTTCTTACATGGGTTTCTCTAGTTTTACCAGAGAAAGGTGTATACGCTCTTCTCGCGGCCAAAATAAAGCTCTTCAGAGCACAGAATCCTGcggtaactctctctctctctagtacACGTATATAGGTGCCTTTCGCATATTAAAGCTTTCGTATTGGGGAACAGCAGGTTCAGAAATGGAGAAGAGCATTTATGCAATTCTTACCGTAGACCGTTGGGAGTCATTGAATCACATGGAATATAGGTTGGCTTCACTTAGACCAGTGCATGGGCAGCTGGCCTTGAAATTCCTCAACTGGGTTACCAAACAACCTGGTTTGGAACCCAAACATCTTACCCATATACTATGCGTCACAACCCACGTACTTGTTAGAGCTAGAATGTATGGCGCTGCCAAATCAATTTTGAGGCACTTAACCCAAACGGGTATTGGGCCAAATTCGGTTTTTGGTGCTTTCATGAACACATACCCTCTTTGCAAGGCAAGTCCTGCTGTTTTTGATCTTCTAATTAGGGTTTATGTTGGAGAAGGGATGGTTGGCGATGCTGTAGAGACTTTCAATTTGATGGGCTTTCGGGGATTTCAGCCGTCAGTGTTTACTTGTAATATGATTCTTGCCTCAATGGTGAAAGATCGGAGAGTTGGCTCAGCGTGGTCTCTTTTCAAGGAAATGCTTGGAAGGGAGGTTTGTCCCAATGTTGCTACTTTTAACATATTGATAAATGCATTATGTGTAGAAGGGAAGCTTAAAAAAGCAGGTTATCTGCTTACAAAGATGGAAGAGAGTGGTTGCTTTCCAACTATAGTTACTTATAATACATTGCTCAATTGGTATTGTAAGAAGGGGATATACAAAGCTGCATTTGAACTGATTGATCATATGGGATCTAAGGGCATCAAAGCTGATGTTTGtacatataatatgtttattgatgatttgtGCAGAAACAACAGAAGTGCAAAAGGTTATTTGCTGCTAAGAAAGATGAGGAAAAGGATGGTATATCCAAATGAAGTGACTTACAATACTCTGATTAATGGGTTTGTTAAGGAGGGAAAGATTGGAGTTGCTACACGGCTTTTGGATGAGATGTCATTGCTTGATCTTTCACCGAATTGCATTACTTACAATACTTTGGTCGATGGGCACTGTAGCAAGGGTAATTTTGAAGAAGCATTTAGACTTTTGGATTTGATGGAAGCTGGGGGTTTGCAACCTAATGATGTCAGTTATGGGACACTATTAAATGGGCTGTGCAAGCAGGCAAAGTTTCACTTAGCAAGAAGTGTTCTAGAGAGAATAAGGACAAAGGGGTTAAAAGTGGGTTGTATTGCATACACAGCAGTGATTGATGGGTTATGCAAAAATGGGTTGCTTGATGAAGCTGTCCGGTTGTTCTATGAGATGTTCACAGATTGTGTCAATCCTGATGTTATCACATTTTCAGTGCTTATAAACGGATTTTGCACAGTGGGGAAGTTAAGAAGCGCAAAGGAGATAATATGTAAAATGTATAAAGCCGGACTAGTACCAAACAGTATCATATACTCtacattagtttataatttctGCAAGATGGGAAATATTACAGAGGCTTTGAAAATCTATACAGCTATGAATCGCAATGGCCATGACGTAGACCATTTCACATGTAACATGTTGGTTGCTTCTTTATGTGGAGCTGGAAAACTTGTAGAGGCAGAAAATTTCATGCATCACATGAGCAGGGTTGGCCTTGGTCCTAACTCCGTCACTTTTGATTGCATTATAGATGGCTACGGAAGTTTGGGTGATGGGTTAAAAGCATTTTCTATGTTTGACGAAATGATTAAAGTAGGTCATCACCCAAGTCCATTCACATATGGGAGTTTATTGAAAGGACTATGCAAGGGTGGAAATCTTGGGGAGGCaaagaattttttgaataaactCCACTTTATTCCCTCTGCTGTAGATACTGTTCTCTACAATACAATACTTGCTGAGATATGTAAACTGGGGAATTTGCAGGAGGCAGTTGTCCTGCTTGATGATATGGTCCAGAATAGTGTGATGCCTGACAGTTATACGTACACCATTCTTCTTTCTGGGCTATGCAGGAAAGGCAAATTGGTTGCTGCTATCCTGTTGTTggagaaagtgatggaaaaaGGAACTTTATGTCCAAATCTGGCGTTATATACTTGTTTGGTTGATGGCCTTTTCAAGGGCGGCCAATCAAAGGCAGCTTTGTATCTTTATGAAGAGATGGAGAACAAAGGCCTGAACCCTGATACAATTGCACTTAATGCAGTTTTAGATGGATACTCAAGGATGGGAAAACTGGTTCAGGCAAATGACGTCTTTTCTAATATGATAAGCAGAAGTTTGTGTCCTAATTTGGCTACATATAATATTCTCTTGCATGGATATTCAAAGAAACAGATTTTAATAGCATGTTCTAGATTGTATGGTCTTATGATCAGGACAGGTTTTCTACCTGACAAATTAACATGCCATTCTCTTATTCTTGGGCTTAGCGAGTCTGGTATGTTGGACATTGGTATCAAAATGTTGAAAAAGATGACAATGGAAGGTGTTAGAGCTGATCAGTGTACTTTTAACATGCTTATTACCAAGTGTTGTGAAACCGGTGATATGCAGAAAGCCTTTGATCTGGTTAATATAATGAACTATTTGGGAGTTCTTTCTGATGTAGATACTCAAAATGCCATCTTAAATGGACTGGTTAGAGCTTCATCTTTCCATGAATCCCATATTTTTCTGCATGACATGTTGGAAAAGGGTTTTACTCCTAATTGTGTGCAATATATCACACTAATTAATGGTATGTGTAGAGTGGGAGATGTACAAGGAGCATTAAAGCTAAAAGATGAGATGGAAGCACTAGGTATCTGTTCACGCGATGTTGCTGAGAGTGCTATGGTTAGAGGGCTTGCACGATGTGGGAAAATTGAGGAAGCCATGCTGCTTTTTAATTTCATGCTTCGGAGGCAACTCGTTCCAACTACTGCAACTTTTACATCTTTGATGCACGTGTTCTGCAAGGTTGCTAAGCTCACAGAGGCTCTAAAGTTGAGGGGCATCATGGAACATTGTGGTATGAAGCTTGATGTTGCTGCCTATAATGTACTCGTTTCAGGCCACTGCactaatggtgatgtggtggcTGCATTTGAACTTTATGAAGAGATGAAACAAAGAGGACTCTGGCCCAACACCACCACCTATACTGTTCTCATTGATGCCATTTCAgctgaaaataataatactgtTAAGGGTGAAATACTTTTGAAGGACTTGCAGGAAAGAGGTTGGATTTCTTGCGTTTGGGGTGGAAGCACCCAACAATTAAATGAGGGATTGAAAATCGCCAAGGAGAAAATAAGTCTgttaatgaaaaacaaaaggaagcgAAAGGAGGCCAAAAGCAAATAGGAAAAAGATgtaatttgatttggaaaacGTCATAAACCTTTCTTCTGGAGGACTGGTGGATGACGCTGACATTGGACTTACGTTGCAATGGCAGTTGTGGTACCCATGATTCTGGTACCTTGAACTGCTTCAACCCCTATCTTCTGGTTCGTATATTTATAATCCTTCTGTTCCGTTTCTTTTTAAGTTGTTTCTCATTTTCTTACTTAGCTAATTATCCTTTTCAGGTGACGTGTGCCATGCTTCATGCTTGATTGTCGTGGGAGATACCCAGACATGATATAACTAAACTTACTTTCAAAGGatatttagaaacaaaaaatcatcTTTACCTTTTTCAGATGTTATGTGAAGCAATGTGGGCATGACTTCATTTCTATAATTTATGCATGCTTTCTCATCTAAAGGTTGTCTGCTCTGTTCCCAAATtctgagaatttttttatatcttagtTTAGATTAGTTTCTCACTAGTACTGCCAAAAACAGAACTAGAAGATGGAACCTAGCAACAGAGATTGTCAAGCAACAAGGGCACATCACTTCACATGCTACTGATGCGAGTTCATTTGGGGTGGGGATTCTTATTGAGCACTGTGCACTGTCTTGTGGTCCACTGATTGGAATGTTAGGAATAAAAAATCAGTGGCACATAGTAGCCGATCAATAAGTAATTCTCAGActgaaaatgcatatttttgttACTGAAAAAACGTAATTATTGTCAATTGACCTTTTTTCCCTGGTAACtgatttttaaatcttttttcccAGGTCTCGGTTTCTGGAAGATGGGGATTACTTACAATAGAACAGATAGCAGCCCAAGAGAGGTGGACGAAGCAACATGATGGCGAAAGAAGCTGGCCTTAGAGGGAACCAGAATAGTGGTGTgtctgaaatttatttatttatctggCTGATGTATTGTGTCTCAATCTCGCTTCAATCTGCACCCTATAATAATGGAGGCAGGAACTTGACTGTCGGATAATGTCTGAGAGGTACCGTTTTACAGAATACAATGCACTGCTGCTACGTGGCAGACAGTATCTAACAATTTATTCAGGGACGGACTTGCCATGGGGTGTCTAAACCATGGTTATAGCTCTATCCTAATCTTCCCATGTTTCCTGCCTTGTACTGATGTCTAGATCCTAAATTTTCTTTGAACACCCACAGATTGGGTTTGCCAATGGAGTTGTAGGAATTTCAAAGTCTTACTCGTGATTGTGCTTGGAGCTAATAACTTGTTCTCGTAAGTCGTGCAGTTTGGATGGGAGTTTTGCCTTCTTCATGTTAAGTCCTGCAGTTACCACTGCTGGGAAAATCTATAGCAACGTTGAGGCCGCCCAGACTCACTGCAGAACCGTAGTAACTTGGGAACAACGTTAGTTCCACATGAAGAAACCatgttcctttctttttgtccaGTGTAAACTCAGTATGGATGTCAAAGGCAGAAATTGTAGATAGAAAGCCACATATGTTTTTCGAAGTCTTAGAAATTCTAACTTCAAATCGATGACAGCACCCATCATTTCTGTTTTTCGGGGACCTTTCTAACCGACAAGAGGGTCCAAGCTAAACCCACCATCAATCTCCAAAGCATGGGTGTTCTCACACTAATTGACAATCACGATGACGCGGCTAATATCGATCATGGTAGGCATATTTACTTCAGAACAGTCTATTAGAGGGAGAAGAGTTTGTCCATCTCATGTGGTGAACACTCAAATGGAGAGACAGAagctcaaaatatattttgagcatAGACAACCAATGCCGGCCATCGAAAGCAACGTGCAGTTCAAGTCATCAGAGTTTTGAGCAACATAAGACCGTTCATGGTTTTACTTTTAATGCGCAACAACCGAACTATGTCTATCTCTGTATATGTATGTGGTAAAGATGGCGTATAGTCTAGTTTGAATTAAAACATGAACTTAACTGGGATGAGATGTTTTGGAGTGAGAAAAGAGTGAAACATGAACCCAAGTTCATTTGCTActtgagttttgctactcatcatttacacacatcacacaccatacatttttttttttttttttttaaattttcttgaattttattttttggtttgattcttcttaacttatttaattattctattcatcatctatataccacacatttagtaaggagcaatgctacacaacctctCCAACCTTcacacactatatttttttaaattttttaatatttttcttttagtttattctttttaaactaatttaattcttctattcattatttatatattaaatatttgataaaaaaataataaaaaataaaaaaaatatggtatgtaatgtgtgagaatgatgaataaaattttccttGCTACTTATGGTCTCGTTTGAAGTCTAAAAACAGCCATCAATCAAGTCAATTAGCACTTTAATTTGACccctttttccatttttgggGGGTTTTGGTCTATTTACTGCAATCATGAACCATCCAAACAGAGCAATAACCCTATCCCTTTTAACTCGTGGATGATGACTCACCCACAAGTATGAAAAGTTGGATCCCCTCCATCATCTTACCAATGTCTCCAAAATcctattcatcatctccatatactatatttattttttttttaatttttttttaaccttaccaaataaatagtatatagatgatgagtaggagaattcaatatattttaaaaaaaataaaactaaaaaaataattgaaaaaaattaataaaaagcgTAGTGCGTGGAAATGATAAATAACAAATCTCATTTCAATACTTGTTAGCTCTATTACTAAATGTTATTTTGCAGCATTTGTTTGAACTCAGACAAATTTAGGGCacgtttggttactaaattattctcaactcatctcaactcatcattataacttttttaaatttcaatacaaaatataataaacaatttaactttttcaaattttaaaataataataatattaaaaaaaatattttaataatattttatcatcttaacttacttcaacatccaaacacactcttaaTTTTCATTTACGTTGTTTAATTAATTGAAGACATTGAAAAGCCAACCGCTCTTCAAGCATTGCCAGCAAATCAACGTGCTCCATGCCTCGCTGCAACCCAACAGCTTCTCCATGACTCCGTTTGCCCAGCTCACCACCCCGTTATGTTAACATGTACATTTGTCTCTCCATGTCACGCCTGACGCTGAGTTCCATTTGACGGCAACGTCATACCAGTATTATTTTTTCCTgtcagagtcagagtcagaCATCACGCCGTAAACCGTTGGCTTCAAAAATCCACCGTTTCCCATGGTAATAAAGGCCCATTTCTGGCCCAACCCACAaatgtcatcatcatcacttcTCCCCCGCcccccttttctctctctccaagaCTTTAAAAattctctcgctctctctctctctctggtttttcCCTTGCTTTATTGCTTTgtagtcattttcttttcccagaAAGGTTCTTGCTGTGGAATTCATGTCGGTACGTCATCCCTCTCTCTAAAAATAgtaactttttttcctttttgtatttGGTTATCTGCTATGCTTATTCTCCTCGatttattaatgtttttgaTCTATCCCAGCTTCCATTTCGGTTGGTGAAGATGGATAATGGATtcgatcttcttcttcttcttctttttctacgcaaattttgttttcataatttgtcATTACCATggttattacaaaatataagcAATATCTATTGCTTACTCTGATTGTCTACCAGTTATGCTAGTTTCTTTAGCTATCGTTCTAGAATTATAAATCGATTGTTTGcgtttttaattttgattagcTGTGTATTCGATTTTCTGCCGTTGAAggaaattttcttttgtgacttattagaaaattttaataattaagagaaCAAAATCGAGGATGGCATATAAGGATTGTGGGGGTTTTTTATAGAGAAAATTGTGTTTACAGGaaaaggtttttctttttttgtttctggtaTGTATTTCTACGTACCTTTGTGAAATTTCAAGTGTTTGaacaaatatatgaaaaaagagaTGTCTATCCCAAATTGAGTTTGTTGATTACATTACTAGAAAATCTGTTTTTCTGTTTAGATTAGTTTTGTATGGATCTAAGATACTTCTGCGATATTATGCTGGTACTTGCTCTTGTTATTATGCTACTCCAGCATTTTGTAATGTAAATTTACCTCGTTAGGAATCTCTGAGTAGTATTCTTTTGCTTTCCCTCAACCTCTCCCCCTTGTAATTATGCTGTAGTTTAGTATTTTTACATGGGGTTTCTTTGATTGAGTATGTAATTAtctagagaaatactttagataAACATCAACTAACTAATGAGGTAAATCCTagaagtaactttacaatctagcGAACCACATGAAGTCACGTAAATTTGtgggattatttttgtgtaatcgcTTTGTGGCTGTAGCACTCCTCAATTATCTAAGTCTGAATAGATATACAAGCAGTATTATGGCACTGACACTAGGTATTTGAGGAGAATtagttaattttaaaaaaaaaaactcactgaGACACAGAGCTGAAGAAACCTTCGTTAAGTCAAATATGCTTTTACACAAAAATCAAGCTAAATTGTATGTAATGCTGAAATAAATGGGCTGGCAGtgggatgatgatgatggatgcATTGAAGCAAACAAAAGTTCCAACCTAATAGAGTTTAGCTAATTAAGAACATGGATCTTTAGAATGAGGTGAATGTGCTAGTGTGGTTGGACACCCTACAAGGTGCATAAATCTGTAGCAACTCCATTCATTTTGTGATTCTGAGGGGCCTAATGTTGAGAGAATGCCTTGTGCCAGTACAACTTATCTAAGAATGTCATGCGTTAAATTGCTCAAAGTCTTATGGCAGGATTATAGAGAAGTATCAGAGTTTATGATTGGAAAAGACTTGAGGGTGTCTAGAATCTTGGGATAAACTTTTTGATTTGTTTATCTGGTATAAATTATAACCTTTGCTCTTACTTCTAGATGGGCATGCTGAGTAGTTCACTGCTTTCTTGGAAATTATTGATGCAGATGCCTGTTCCAGCCTTTTGGGATTATAGCATAGATGTGGCTAACGCTTTCCCTGTTTTATTACATATGGAATCAGAGCCACTTAGGACAATTCATGTAATACAAGAGTACTATATGACATGGCTTTGACGAGGATGTCGTGGATTTAAGATGGAGAGTTTTAACACCCCAGTCCCACATTGGGTATATGAATAACCCACTTAGAATGAGTTTGTTATAAAGGTAGTTGTGGGTGCCAAGTTCTACATTGGCTACTTATTAGGTGAGCTGAGCTTTAAAAGTGATTAAAGGGAAGTTTCTAATTGATTAGGTGAAATTGGGTTTTTCCTAGGTCGTTATAGACATTCACAACTATCAGAATCATAATAGAAACCTTTTACCTTTTTGTTTCTCTAACAGGACAAGGGTCAGCCACTGCCAAAATTTGGTGAATGGGATGTCAACGATCCTGCTTCAGCTGAGGGATTTACTGTGATTTTTAATAAGGCTAGGGATGAAAAGAAGACAGGTGGCAAACCAGAGTCACCAGGGAACGTTGATTCTCAAAAGCCTGGAGTGGATGCTGGCAAGCCTCAGGCTGTAAGATGCTATATAACTTCTTTTTCTCTGCCCCTTATCTCTCTCTATACCTGAATACATAACTGAGGTATTATCGGCACTTTATATGAGTTtgattaaatatgatatattttttcatttttttatacaatttttattttaactttttgagaAGTTGATAGTAGCACAATTCTAGGATTGATAAATCTTGGGCATGTATCACATCCTGAGGGTCACTCAGAGGATTCCATTTCTGTAGAAGCGCTaagccatttaaaaaaaaaaaaaaaaaaaaggaggaatcAGGACGAGGGGAGAAAAGACTGATATTTAGGTTCAATAAGTaaacaaaagtaaaagaaaaaatagggcTTTACCAATTGAAAGAACCATCTGTAGTTCTAATATCATCTTGCGAGGTGCATTTATATGGTTTTGTATGAAAAGATTGTGCTATTCCCGTCCCTCCGAATTAAATCTATTTACCTTTTTTATAACTAGAATTGGAAAAATATACGAGACTGAAGAGCTGTCATTTCTACCACCCACTTCTATAAGCTGATTTGTGATATGTGGATTGATTTTCAGAAAAGATGGTTTTGCTGCATTCAGGACCCACCTACACACTCCTGATAAGGTTCTTTCTTTGTAAGAGTTAAACATAAGAGCATGTTTTCTGTAACTAGCTCCACCATATTGCCCAAAGAAGATGGGAGCTGTAGAGCCATGATGGGCCCTGTTCGAATTTAGTGTGTGTGCTGTTAAACGATTTGTGGTGAGGAAATAGGTAAAGAAGACAAACGCTTATTGTGTTTATATGTATTGATGTTGTGGTTTATTTATTAGAAGGCGAGCTATTTCATTTTGTTCTCCTATGTGCCTTGTAGTATCATGCTAGAGCTACAGAGCTTTGCTTGTGGCATCTTTTCTCACGTTATTTGTATCATGAGATTGCCCTCGTTTATGACATGAACTTCGTTGGAACAGCACAAAATACTGGCAGCAGAAGATTATCGTGCGATGATCAACAGCTAGCCTTGGGGAAATAATGGAAAGGAGAAATATGAAACTCCAAACGCCCCTTGTTATGTTTACATTGTAGTAAGAATTAAAAGTGGAAACCCAAAGGGGTTGGCCTGAGTGGTTGAAGCCTCGGTCTTGTGGTATAGCTCCTCAAGGTCCGAGGTTCGGTACTTCACAGGTGCAAAAATTCTTTGGTGCCACCCTCTAGCGAAGCTAGTGACTTACCTAGTTCTGTGTATGAGAAACTTCTGAGGGTACAATGAACGAAACCAGGGTTTACTTTGTAGGGATGGGTCCGAAGGGCtttgccttggagaggtttttcctaaaaataaataaaataaaataaaaaatgaaagtggAAGAAGAGGGAAAAGATAATCATAGTTTTAGCATAACAAATAGTGAGACTAACTTGCTTCCCTTTTTCTATTTgagtttcttctctttttctttttgagtttcAGGAATATTCTCATAGACTCACATctatgaataaaaaatgagcGTTcataaaattccaaaaaaagttctaaactaaaaaaaaaaaaaaaaaaaaaaaagaggtttcAAAGAGTCATTAATTTGGAGTCGAATATTAGTAACGTCAAAAAGTGTGCTCGTGTGAATAAAGTAATCGGTTCTCCCAAAATTATGAATCTGTTTCTATTATATATCCGCTATAAACTTGAAAGTGCCTCAACAGTTCTTTAAGCTAGCTAGCAGTAACTTCGCTTCTTCGAACGATCCAAGTTAATGCATATGATCACTAACAGAAGGAGATCAGGAGGACGTGCCCATGACAATGAATACGTTAGTTATCAAAACAAGGATTATAGCCCTTTTTCTTCGCAATCATGCGTTGGCTCCAATATATATGGTAAATCTCTATGCATGTACTTACTCATcaggaaaagaagagaataatATGTGTAAATCTCTATAGATAAGGATATATGCGGATCATCAGGCTAAAATCTCTATATataaatgtactttttttttttaaaaaaaaaaaaagacagtattttaattttattgattgcccCTCAtttgtggcggaggaaaaccgtgattACAACTCGACACTTGGAAGATacatataaactataaaaacCAGAACCCAGGCATCAAAAGAA
It contains:
- the LOC121234492 gene encoding pentatricopeptide repeat-containing protein At5g55840; translated protein: MGFSSFTRERCIRSSRGQNKALQSTESCGSEMEKSIYAILTVDRWESLNHMEYRLASLRPVHGQLALKFLNWVTKQPGLEPKHLTHILCVTTHVLVRARMYGAAKSILRHLTQTGIGPNSVFGAFMNTYPLCKASPAVFDLLIRVYVGEGMVGDAVETFNLMGFRGFQPSVFTCNMILASMVKDRRVGSAWSLFKEMLGREVCPNVATFNILINALCVEGKLKKAGYLLTKMEESGCFPTIVTYNTLLNWYCKKGIYKAAFELIDHMGSKGIKADVCTYNMFIDDLCRNNRSAKGYLLLRKMRKRMVYPNEVTYNTLINGFVKEGKIGVATRLLDEMSLLDLSPNCITYNTLVDGHCSKGNFEEAFRLLDLMEAGGLQPNDVSYGTLLNGLCKQAKFHLARSVLERIRTKGLKVGCIAYTAVIDGLCKNGLLDEAVRLFYEMFTDCVNPDVITFSVLINGFCTVGKLRSAKEIICKMYKAGLVPNSIIYSTLVYNFCKMGNITEALKIYTAMNRNGHDVDHFTCNMLVASLCGAGKLVEAENFMHHMSRVGLGPNSVTFDCIIDGYGSLGDGLKAFSMFDEMIKVGHHPSPFTYGSLLKGLCKGGNLGEAKNFLNKLHFIPSAVDTVLYNTILAEICKLGNLQEAVVLLDDMVQNSVMPDSYTYTILLSGLCRKGKLVAAILLLEKVMEKGTLCPNLALYTCLVDGLFKGGQSKAALYLYEEMENKGLNPDTIALNAVLDGYSRMGKLVQANDVFSNMISRSLCPNLATYNILLHGYSKKQILIACSRLYGLMIRTGFLPDKLTCHSLILGLSESGMLDIGIKMLKKMTMEGVRADQCTFNMLITKCCETGDMQKAFDLVNIMNYLGVLSDVDTQNAILNGLVRASSFHESHIFLHDMLEKGFTPNCVQYITLINGMCRVGDVQGALKLKDEMEALGICSRDVAESAMVRGLARCGKIEEAMLLFNFMLRRQLVPTTATFTSLMHVFCKVAKLTEALKLRGIMEHCGMKLDVAAYNVLVSGHCTNGDVVAAFELYEEMKQRGLWPNTTTYTVLIDAISAENNNTVKGEILLKDLQERGWISCVWGGSTQQLNEGLKIAKEKISLLMKNKRKRKEAKSK
- the LOC121235855 gene encoding protein NOI4, which encodes MSDKGQPLPKFGEWDVNDPASAEGFTVIFNKARDEKKTGGKPESPGNVDSQKPGVDAGKPQAKRWFCCIQDPPTHS